The nucleotide window TTATGCATTTTTGCTATCGTTATTTTAATTTTAATTATTTTGAATTTACAAAATCTCTCAGAATGGATAAGTACTAAATGGATTGACATTTTCTATGCATTTATTTTCGCCGTAGTTGTGGGAGTTGTTTTCGAATATTCTTATAACAAACTTAAACCCAAACCAAAAATATCTAAAGAAACAATATTAGCTCCTAAAAAATTTTTGGCTAGATTAATTCTTCCAGATAACAAAATATGTTTAATGAGTGATAACGAACGAATATTTGGTAGAGAAGATTTTTTAGGCACATTAAATATGGACAGTCTTGAATATATAGGTAATCACCACTTTAAAATTCTTAAAAAGAATAAACAGTTTTATTTAACAGATTTAAATAGCAAAAATGGCACTAAATTAAATGATCAGGAAATTAAAGGTCGAGTAAAGTTATCAGATGGAGATCAAATTACAG belongs to uncultured Methanobacterium sp. and includes:
- a CDS encoding FHA domain-containing protein — translated: MLKRSLLFKFILCIFAIVILILIILNLQNLSEWISTKWIDIFYAFIFAVVVGVVFEYSYNKLKPKPKISKETILAPKKFLARLILPDNKICLMSDNERIFGREDFLGTLNMDSLEYIGNHHFKILKKNKQFYLTDLNSKNGTKLNDQEIKGRVKLSDGDQITVANILEITFKEEK